A genomic segment from Flavobacterium inviolabile encodes:
- a CDS encoding GNAT family N-acetyltransferase — protein sequence MLYREAHSDDIAQIQIVRNAVKENRLSNPDIVPDKDVLFYITEKGKGWVCIAEEKIVGFSIVDLQENNIWALFVHPDYAEKGIGKELHRLMLAWYFDQTRKTVYLGTAPNTRAEVFYTKQGWNAVGTYTNGEVKFEMTFENYQSKQES from the coding sequence ATGTTATACCGAGAAGCCCACAGCGATGATATCGCACAAATTCAGATCGTCCGGAATGCCGTAAAAGAGAACCGGCTGAGCAATCCCGATATTGTTCCGGATAAAGACGTCCTTTTTTATATCACCGAAAAAGGCAAAGGCTGGGTTTGTATCGCAGAGGAAAAAATTGTTGGCTTCTCGATAGTGGATTTACAGGAAAATAATATCTGGGCACTGTTTGTTCATCCTGATTATGCCGAAAAAGGAATCGGGAAAGAATTGCACCGGTTAATGTTAGCCTGGTACTTTGACCAGACCCGGAAAACGGTTTATCTGGGCACGGCGCCAAACACCAGAGCCGAAGTGTTCTATACAAAACAAGGATGGAATGCCGTTGGAACCTATACAAACGGTGAAGTGAAATTTGAAATGACCTTTGAGAATTATCAATCAAAGCAAGAAAGCTAA